From Macaca fascicularis isolate 582-1 chromosome 14, T2T-MFA8v1.1, a single genomic window includes:
- the FOLR2 gene encoding folate receptor beta isoform X2 — MLPAAMEVQGQRDMAWKWMPLLLLLVWVATMCSAQDRSDLLNVCMDAKHHKTKPGPEDKLHDQCSPWKKNACCTANTSQELHKDTSRLYNFNWDHCGKMEPACKRHFIQDTCLYECSPNLGPWIRQVNQSWRKERFLDVPLCKEDCQRWWEDCHTSHTCKSNWHRGWDWTSGVNKCPAGALCLTFESYFPTPVALCEGLWSHSYKVSNYSRGSGRCIQMWFDSAQGNPNEEVARFYAAVMHVNAGEMLHGIGGLLLSLALMLQFWLLG, encoded by the exons ATGCTCCCAGCAGCAATGGAGGTTCAG GGACAGAGAGACATGGCCTGGAAATGGATGCCACTTCTGCTGCTTCTGGTCTGGGTAGCCACCATGTGCAGTGCCCAGGACAGGAGTGATCTCCTCAATGTCTGTATGGATGCCAAGCACCACAAGACAAAGCCAGGTCCTGAGGACAAGCTGCATGACCAA TGCAGTCCCTGGAAGAAGAATGCCTGCTGCACGGCCAACACCAGCCAGGAGCTGCACAAGGACACCTCTCGCCTCTACAACTTTAACTGGGACCACTGTGGTAAGATGGAGCCCGCCTGCAAGCGCCACTTTATCCAGGACACCTGTCTCTATGAGTGCTCACCCAACCTGGGGCCCTGGATCCGGCAG GTGAATCAGAGCTGGCGCAAAGAACGCTTCCTGGATGTGCCCTTATGCAAAGAGGACTGTCAGCGCTGGTGGGAGGATTGTCACACCTCCCACACCTGCAAGAGTAACTGGCACAGAGGATGGGACTGGACCTCAG GAGTTAACAAGTGCCCAGCTGGGGCCCTCTGCCTCACCTTTGAGTCCTACTTCCCCACTCCAGTCGCCCTTTGTGAGGGCCTCTGGAGTCACTCATACAAGGTCAGCAACTACAGCCGAGGGAGCGGCCGCTGCATCCAGATGTGGTTTGACTCAGCCCAGGGCAACCCCAATGAGGAAGTGGCGAGGTTCTATGCTGCAGTCATGCATGTAAATGCTGGCGAGATGCTTCATGGGATTGGGGGTCTCCTGCTCAGCCTGGCCCTGATGCTGCAATTCTGGCTCCTTGGCTGA
- the FOLR2 gene encoding folate receptor beta isoform X1, protein MLPAAMEVQLPLQGQRDMAWKWMPLLLLLVWVATMCSAQDRSDLLNVCMDAKHHKTKPGPEDKLHDQCSPWKKNACCTANTSQELHKDTSRLYNFNWDHCGKMEPACKRHFIQDTCLYECSPNLGPWIRQVNQSWRKERFLDVPLCKEDCQRWWEDCHTSHTCKSNWHRGWDWTSGVNKCPAGALCLTFESYFPTPVALCEGLWSHSYKVSNYSRGSGRCIQMWFDSAQGNPNEEVARFYAAVMHVNAGEMLHGIGGLLLSLALMLQFWLLG, encoded by the exons ATGCTCCCAGCAGCAATGGAGGTTCAG CTCCCCCTGCAGGGACAGAGAGACATGGCCTGGAAATGGATGCCACTTCTGCTGCTTCTGGTCTGGGTAGCCACCATGTGCAGTGCCCAGGACAGGAGTGATCTCCTCAATGTCTGTATGGATGCCAAGCACCACAAGACAAAGCCAGGTCCTGAGGACAAGCTGCATGACCAA TGCAGTCCCTGGAAGAAGAATGCCTGCTGCACGGCCAACACCAGCCAGGAGCTGCACAAGGACACCTCTCGCCTCTACAACTTTAACTGGGACCACTGTGGTAAGATGGAGCCCGCCTGCAAGCGCCACTTTATCCAGGACACCTGTCTCTATGAGTGCTCACCCAACCTGGGGCCCTGGATCCGGCAG GTGAATCAGAGCTGGCGCAAAGAACGCTTCCTGGATGTGCCCTTATGCAAAGAGGACTGTCAGCGCTGGTGGGAGGATTGTCACACCTCCCACACCTGCAAGAGTAACTGGCACAGAGGATGGGACTGGACCTCAG GAGTTAACAAGTGCCCAGCTGGGGCCCTCTGCCTCACCTTTGAGTCCTACTTCCCCACTCCAGTCGCCCTTTGTGAGGGCCTCTGGAGTCACTCATACAAGGTCAGCAACTACAGCCGAGGGAGCGGCCGCTGCATCCAGATGTGGTTTGACTCAGCCCAGGGCAACCCCAATGAGGAAGTGGCGAGGTTCTATGCTGCAGTCATGCATGTAAATGCTGGCGAGATGCTTCATGGGATTGGGGGTCTCCTGCTCAGCCTGGCCCTGATGCTGCAATTCTGGCTCCTTGGCTGA